Proteins from a single region of Verrucomicrobiota bacterium:
- a CDS encoding carbohydrate kinase — MNEPVLGIGEVLWDVLPAGRQLGGAPANFAHHANALGARALPVSAVGDDAWGREAGERLQSAGLDTRLLAVDSAHPTGTAEVGLDAEGKPAFSIRRGVAWDFLGSPSHRAPASVENAMEETSAVCFGSLAQRSAPSAETIQRWLSLTRPDCLRVFDINLRFPDVDTARIRQSLSRTTLLKLNDEELVWLGPALGWVSREDEVMRELFRAFPIQGVVLTRGEKGARLITRERVVEAPMIPVERIEDTVGAGDAFAAVVTVGWLRGWSLETMAVIASRAAAFVCGQRGATPDMTDFYRGLKLEL, encoded by the coding sequence GTGAACGAACCGGTTTTGGGGATTGGCGAAGTGTTGTGGGACGTGCTGCCCGCGGGACGGCAGCTCGGAGGCGCTCCCGCGAACTTCGCCCACCACGCCAACGCACTCGGCGCCAGGGCGCTTCCCGTGAGTGCCGTGGGTGATGATGCGTGGGGTCGCGAGGCCGGCGAACGATTGCAATCCGCCGGACTCGACACTCGCTTGTTGGCGGTCGATTCAGCGCATCCCACAGGCACGGCTGAGGTGGGGCTGGACGCCGAGGGCAAGCCCGCCTTCAGCATCCGGCGGGGGGTCGCTTGGGATTTTCTGGGTAGCCCATCGCACCGCGCTCCCGCCTCCGTCGAGAACGCCATGGAGGAAACCAGCGCCGTGTGCTTCGGCTCCCTCGCGCAACGAAGCGCCCCTTCGGCGGAAACGATCCAACGATGGCTGAGCCTCACGCGACCGGATTGCTTGCGCGTCTTTGATATTAATCTTCGTTTTCCCGACGTGGACACCGCGCGGATCCGGCAGTCGTTGTCCCGGACTACGCTTTTGAAATTGAACGACGAGGAGTTGGTCTGGCTCGGGCCCGCGCTCGGATGGGTTTCTCGGGAGGACGAGGTGATGCGGGAACTTTTTCGCGCATTTCCAATCCAGGGGGTGGTGCTGACGCGGGGTGAGAAAGGTGCGCGTTTGATCACGCGCGAGCGCGTGGTCGAAGCCCCGATGATTCCAGTCGAGCGGATCGAAGACACGGTTGGAGCAGGGGACGCGTTTGCCGCGGTGGTGACCGTCGGATGGCTTCGAGGATGGAGCCTCGAGACGATGGCGGTGATCGCGTCACGAGCCGCGGCATTTGTCTGCGGGCAACGGGGTGCCACGCCGGACATGACAGACTTCTACCGAGGGCTCAAATTGGAACTCTGA